The Candidatus Bathyarchaeota archaeon sequence TTCATCTCGGCTTGTCTAGTTTCCGGGGCCAACTACATCTTAAACGATATTCATGATCTAGAGAGAGATAAACGGCACCCGAGTAAACGTTTCCGACCGCTACCTTCCGGGCTCGTCTCACCGATGGAGGCTCTAGCCTTCTGTTTTTTCATATTGTCCGCAGGTTTTCTCTCCGCATACTTAGTGAACCAAGGTTTTTTCTTAACGATAACGACCTTCTTCCTGGTTACTCAGCTATACACCTTCGTATTGAAACGGTATCCTTTTGTAGACATAGTCACCATATCGTTTAACTACGTCATTCGAGCCGTAGCGGGAGCATATGCCATAGAGGTACCTGCTTCGCCTTGGCTTATAGTAGGGATCTTCTTCCTAGCTTTACTACTATCCACCGGGAAACGAGCCGGAGAGCTTATGGAGCTTAAGGAAGAAGCTATGGAGCATAGAGAGGTGCTTAGATTCTATACAGAGGAGTGGGTGAGCCAAGGGCTAACCATGGCTTCAACCCTTGTGATACTGACCTATGCCATCTACTGCATCGAAGTTCACGGCAGTAGACTTCTCCCCACGCTTCCTCTAGCCGTCTACCTTATAATGCGCTATAACCATCTCGTGAGAAGTAGCCCAGATATGGCAAGCAACCCGCATAGACTATTCAGCGACAAGGGGTTTTTCAGCTCGTTCGCCCTATGGCTTATCTTAACTGTCCTCCTGCTCTATCTAATATAATCTGGAATATCTAAAGCGGAAGCCTAGCATAGAGATACTGGTTAGCAGACAACGTCACGATTCTTCAACGGTTCTTGATTAATGTATGCAACTAGTTCCCTAGCTATTCTCTATTTTTTATTTTTAAGGAAGATATTATTATCTTAGGGGGTTGTAGGTTGAGGCGTTTAGCCGTCGGGTTTATAGGCTGCGGCGGTATCGCCGAGGCGCATGCCAGAAGACTTTCGAGGTCTAACATGGTCGAGTTTAAGGCTTTCAGCGACATAGTCCGTAGCAGGGCTGAGTCTTTCGCTTCGACCTATGGAGGTGAGGCTTATGAAGACTGGAGAGCCATGCTCGATAAAGTCGAACTTGACGTGGTGTTCATATGTCTACCGCCTTTCGCCCACAGAGACGAGGTTATGGTAGCGGCTGAGAAGGGTGTAAACATATACATCGAGAAGCCTATAGCGCTTGACGTTAAGCTCGCCAGAGAGATGGCTAGAGCCGTAGAGAAGCACGGGGTTAAAAGCCAGGTAGGCTACCAGTCGAGGTTCGGGGCAGGCGTCGAAAAGGCCAAGAGCCTCATAGACTCCGGTAAGGTCGGGTCTATAGGGTTTGTTTCAGGGATCTCCTGGTTCAGGTTCCTCCGAAGAGACTGGTGGATCGATAAGTCTAAAAGCGGCGGTCAGCTCGTCGAGCAGGGCACACATCTCTACGATACGTTAAGATGGCTATGCGGAGATGTGGAGAGGGTGTACGCCGAGATGGATAAACTATTTTACAGACATATCAAGGAGATGACTATCGAAGACGTAAGCGGCGTCGTCCTGAGGTTTAAATCCGGAGCGATAGGTGTAGTTTCGATAACCATAGGGGGTGTGCCCCACTATGCACAATCGAAGTGGAACATAGTAAGTTGGGACGCTATGCTAGAGTCTGAGAACCCAAACCACCTTAGAATCTACTGGAGCAACGAGAAACCCGTAAGGGTCGAAGAGTTTAAGGACCCCTTCAGAGATACCATGGCTTTAGCCGAGCTCGACCTTCTCAAAGCCGTGTTAGAGGATAGGGATACGAGAACACCTATATCCGAAGGAGTTAAAACGCTTGAGCTGACGCTCGCGGCTGTTAAATCGGCTGAGGAGGGAAAACCCGTCACATTACCCCTATAGCATCCCTCCTTTTTCCCTATTTCTCGACCTCTGCAAAACAGTCTCCAGAGACCTATCGTAAGCTTCCATAACGTTTAGAAGGGCTTTATGGAACATTAGGTAGGGCTATTCTTACGATATTCTAACGTAATCTGTACGTATGTTCTAAAAATATGTGAGAGGAAAAGAAGGTTCATCCCGGTATGGGTCTGAACGCTATGAACGCTCCGATACCGGCTATCAATGCGTTTAACGCCGCTCCTAGTATGAAGCCGCCTACGAAAGGAACCGCACGTTCCTCGTAGAACTTGCTACCCCCGATCCTGAGAACCATCCACTTTACGATCCCGCAGATAAGCGCGACCGCCCATGTTCCGTGAAGCCCTCCTATCCAGTCCCAAGCGATTATGCTCATAAGCGGGTCAGGCATCCACAGAAATCTGACGTGTAAAAGGCTCATCACGACCATGAATACGAAGCCGCCTGTGACCCAAGGAGCGATGTCCACCATAGGGCGCGGTGAAGGTACAGCCCACATGTGGTCAACTCTACCCATGAGGTCGTTCGTCGTGTAGCACGTCGTCACACCCATCCCGTATATCCCCGGGAGCACGACGTTCATTATACAGGCTGTAAACATGGCGACTATCAAGGCTATAGACGCGATTTTAACCACGTTTCTCGGATGCACCTTTCTCAGACTGGCCATCTTATAAGACCCTAGAACCGTGTAGAAAGTCGTACACCATGGCACGCTGGGTCTATGCGAGGCGAGCTCGTATACGAAGGTGTGAGCCAGTATATGGTCTGTGTCGGTGACGGGTGTCGAGTATTCGGTGGGCCAGAGAAGGGTCTTGGCGAAACCTGGGCCAAAGTTGTAACCCGGTTCGTTGGAGAAACCTATCCGTCCCCAGAGCTGGCTCGTAGTGAACCATGTTACGACGCCTGTTAGTATTACGACGAAGGAAGCCCAGACACTCATACCGGTCGAAG is a genomic window containing:
- a CDS encoding Gfo/Idh/MocA family oxidoreductase produces the protein MRRLAVGFIGCGGIAEAHARRLSRSNMVEFKAFSDIVRSRAESFASTYGGEAYEDWRAMLDKVELDVVFICLPPFAHRDEVMVAAEKGVNIYIEKPIALDVKLAREMARAVEKHGVKSQVGYQSRFGAGVEKAKSLIDSGKVGSIGFVSGISWFRFLRRDWWIDKSKSGGQLVEQGTHLYDTLRWLCGDVERVYAEMDKLFYRHIKEMTIEDVSGVVLRFKSGAIGVVSITIGGVPHYAQSKWNIVSWDAMLESENPNHLRIYWSNEKPVRVEEFKDPFRDTMALAELDLLKAVLEDRDTRTPISEGVKTLELTLAAVKSAEEGKPVTLPL
- a CDS encoding UbiA prenyltransferase family protein encodes the protein MENVLVRPIFGDGILIKVLTVGGFKRLDNKTVALIRLIRPQQWYKNLLVFIPAVYALSLFEYRLWPTMLLSFISACLVSGANYILNDIHDLERDKRHPSKRFRPLPSGLVSPMEALAFCFFILSAGFLSAYLVNQGFFLTITTFFLVTQLYTFVLKRYPFVDIVTISFNYVIRAVAGAYAIEVPASPWLIVGIFFLALLLSTGKRAGELMELKEEAMEHREVLRFYTEEWVSQGLTMASTLVILTYAIYCIEVHGSRLLPTLPLAVYLIMRYNHLVRSSPDMASNPHRLFSDKGFFSSFALWLILTVLLLYLI